The genomic interval AACGTCAGTCGCTACCAATACATCGATGCTGCCATCACGGAATTTACGCATTACGCTGTCGCGTTGGTTCTGCGACAAGTCGCCGTGCAAACCGTCTGCAGTATATCCACGTTTTTGAAGCGCTTCGCTAAGCTCATCAACCCGACGTTTTGTACGACCGAAAATGATAGCTAGCTCAGGGGATTCCATATCAAGCAAGCGGCTAAGCGCTTCGAACTTCTGGCGCTCATGCACTTCAATATAAGATTGCTCAATAAGTGGAGCTGTGATTTGTTTTGGAATAACTGAAACATGCTCAGGGTTTTTCAGAAATTGCTGTGCAAGCTTCTGAATGTTTGCTGGCATTGTTGCAGAGAACAGCATGGTGTGACGCTCGTCTGGCACTTGCTTAAGGATAGATTGAATATCCTCCATGAAGCCCATATCAAGCATTTCATCTGCTTCATCCAAAATAACGGTTTGTACATCTTCAAGACGGATTGTTTTGCGGTTGATGTGATCAAGCAAACGTCCTGGTGTACCGATAATAATTTGAGGCTTCTTCTTCAATGCACGGATTTGACGACCAATTTCTTGTCCGCCATAAATCGGCAACGAGCGAAGACCTTTGTACCTTGTTAGCTTCCCGATCTCGTCAGCCACTTGAATAGCGAGTTCACGGGTTGGCGTCATTATTAATGCGACAATGCGTTCCTCGCTTGTCGGAATTTTGTTAATGAGCGGAATTCCGAATGCCGCTGTCTTTCCTGTACCCGTTTGTGCTTGGCCAATTAAATCTTGTCCCGCCATAGCAATAGGGATAGCTTTGTCTTGAATCGGGGTAGATTCCTCGAATCCAAGTTCGGTAATTGCTTGTAACACTTTTGGTTCCAAGCCAAATTCAGCAAATGTTTTCAAACTTTTCTCAAACTCCTTTTATCTGCAGCCTACTTAAGAATATCCAAATCATTATAGCACACAATCAATCATGAATACCAGCAAACCAATTTAAGCCATACTAAGCATGCCAAAATAAAGGAATTAAACAAGTCGGTTGCATTGGAGCGATTTTATTGAATCCGCATTCCCTGCGTTACCTTTTTACAATCCCAATGATGACGATAGGCGCCTTCCTTATCGCACTGGGCTTCAATTTTTTTCTAATTCCGCACCAGCTGCTTAGCGGTGGAATATCTGGTATTTCCATGATGGTCGGCTATATTACGGGCGGAAACATCGCCTTGCTTTATTTTATCCTCAATGTGCCGGTGCTATTATGGGGATGGTTTATCGTAGGTCATCGCTTTATTATATGGAGCGTCTACACCGTTGTCGCCTCTACGGTGTTCTTACAGATCATACCCGTCATGAAAATTGCGGATGACCTTATGCTTGGCGCTGTATTCGGCGGGATTATAGTCGGGTTTGGCAGCGGCTTAACACTTCGGTACGGCGGCTCATCAGGCGGTTTCGATATTATTGCCTCGATTGCAACGCGTAAACACGATTGGCCAATAGGCATGATTATATTTTTATTGAATGGCGTAGTCATTGCAGTGTTGATTTTGTTTACGAAGGACTGGAATTTAGCCTTATACTCGCTCGTCGCTATTTTTTCCGCTGGAAAAGTAGTAGATCTCATCCACGTGAGGCATATTAAACTTACGGCCTTCATCATCACGACCAAAACCGAAGAGCTGCTCGCAAAGCTGCTCTTGCACCCGCGCGGAATTACAATAATAAAAACACGCGGTGCATATTCTTCGGGTGATCGCGATATGCTGATGACTGTAAGAACGAAATATGAAATAGCAGAGCTTTGCAAAACGATTACCACCATCGACCCGCGTGCATTCATTAACATCGTAGAAACGGTTGGTGTCATCGGCGATTTTTACAAGCCAAAAGACTAAATCATATACGCAGGTATGGATTTTACACCGTATCCCTATGTTTTTGAAAATGATCCTGATATAATGTTTGTATCCCGTAGTTTGGTTTCTTGCCATATGATTTCCCCTAAACATTAGATATGAAAGGGTGAGGCTCAGGTGGATATGGAAACGGTCAAATTGTCTCAAATTGTAGAGAAGCTAGCCCCAGAGCTCAGTCCTTTTCTTACGAAACGCGAATTGGACATCAGCATTGTGCTGCGTGACGGTCTTGCAGTATTAGAGCCTGCTGACGCAATGGAAATTGTGCAGCACAGTATTTGCAATCAGCAGAGAGAAGCTTTGTTACAATGACAATGCGGGACACACACGGATTATTTATGCGCCAGTCGAGTCACACTCGGCTGGCTTTTGTTTGTTTTGCAGGAAAACGGTGTCGATAATCCCCTATTCGCAAGTCATTATTTCAGCTTTTTAGCAAATTTTCAATATGAGTTTTATGACAATTGTAAAAAAGTTAATGACCCAGACATGCCATCTGCTTTATAATTTGAACAGAATAGCTAACGGGGAGAGAGCAAAATGGACAACATCATTTCAACATTGCTGCTGCTGTACAGCTTGCTCACTGGAAGCGGAGAGCATAACACCGCAGTGAAGCAGCTAGCAATTGCATACTTAAATTCCGCAGCTGGCCAAACCATCATTGATCCGGATGCAGCTGCAAATGGAGGCGAACTCTCAGGGAAAAATCACGATGGACTCATCATAAAAGACCCGCAGCCTGAAACACCGCCGATCAAAGGAATCTATGTAACTGCTCACAGCGCAGGCGGTGCGCGCATGGAATCACTTTTAAAGCTGCTTGACGACACGGACCTCAATAGCATGGTAATCGATATTAAAGATGACAACGGCTACATTACATATCCTACTACAACACCCGAACTGCTAGAGGTTGGCGCTTCGAAGAAGTATATCCGAGATATCAATGAACTTATGCTTACTTTAAAAAAACATAATATTTATCCGATAGCCAGAATTGTAGTCTTCAAGGATACTGTGCTTGCGCGAAAGCAGCCTGAGCTGTCTTTCCTCCAGCAAGACGGAACGATATGGAAAAACAATCGCGGTGAGAGCTTCGTAAATCCTTATCGCAAAGAAGTATGGGATTATAATATTGCTGTCGCCAAGGAAGCAGCAAAGCTTGGCTTTAAGGAAATCCAATTTGACTATGTTCGGTTCCCAGAGGGCTTTGATAACAAATCAGATACACTAACCTTCAGCAAGGCTGATCAGAGCCGCGTGGACACAGTCGCTGGATTTGTCAAATATGCTAGAGAACAGCTGCAGCCGCTCGGTGTTAGGGTTTCGGTAGATATATTTGGTTATGCGGCATCCGTACCGACAGCCGAAGGCATTGGCCAAGATTTTGTGAAAATTTCAAATGATGTGCATGTCATTTCACCTATGGTTTATCCCAGTCACTATAGTACAGGATGGTTTAAACAAAAGGATCCTGACAAAAGCCCATATGAGACTATAAAAGGCGCCATGCTCGATACGCATAAGAAGCTTGATCCGGGTACGGAGGTTAAACCGATTATTCGCCCGTGGATTCAAGATTTCACTGCAAGCTGGTTAGGCGCTGGTCATTTTGTGAAGTATGGCAAAACGGAAGTCGAAGCTCAGATTAGAGCTTTGAAAGAAACAGGCATCAAGGAGTTTCTGCTATGGAATGCCGGAAACAAATACACTCCTAACGTAGATTATAATTAGCTTAAATCATATTTAAACTCAAAAAAGTCCACCTTCGCTTATTAAGCGGCGGTGGACTTTTTTTATATTTATTTTTATTGGGACAAACGAAGTGCCAGCTCGTACATATCCGTGTCAAATGGTTTCTTCGTATTGACAACAAGATCAATATCAGTCGTTACGAGCTCGCCTTTAACAACGCCGCAGCCTTTGCCTGAATCGCCAGCCATTAGCTGTCTAACGGCAAAGTCACCAAGACGGCTTGCTAGAATACGATCGATTGCCGTCGGCGTACCGCCGCGTTGAATATGACCAAGCACAGTTACACGCGGCTCAATTCCGCTATTAGCAGTAATCTGTCTTGCTACCTCTTCACCTTTGCCCGCACCTTCTGCTACAACAATAATTGAATGACGCTTGCCTTTGGCAAAATTCGTCTTCATACGCTCTGCAACCTCAGTAAGTTCAAAAGGAACCTCTGGTACAAGAATCGTCTCCGCACCGCTTGCTAGACCAGCATGCAGAGCGATATCGCCGCAATGACGTCCCATAACTTCAACAACAGATGAACGCTCATGTGATGACATCGTGTCGCGAATTTTGTTAATCGCATCTACTACGATGCTGACCGCGGTATCAAAGCCGATTGTAATATCCGTGAACGGAATATCGTTATCAATCGTTCCTGGAAGTCCCATCGTTTTGATGCCCAGCTTGCTTAGCTTATTAGCGCCATGATACGAGCCGTCGCCGCCAATAACGACCAAACCGTCGATACCTCTAGCACGAAGCACTTCGGCACCGCGCTGTTGGCCTTCAGGTGTCATAAACTCCTTGCATCTAGCTGTTTGCAAAATTGTACCGCCGCGTTGAATAATATCGCCAACGCTTCTCAAGTCCATTTGTCTAAGGTCGTCATTGATAAGCCCTTGGTAACCCCTTTGCACTCCATATACATCCAAACCGTGATATAGTGCACTCCTTACAACAGCACGAACGGCTGCGTTCATTCCTTGCGAATCTCCTCCGCTTGTCAATACTGCGATTGATTTGACTGCAGACATGGTCATTCCTCCACATTTTTTATTTATAGTTAAGCCTGTTGTTTCCGAATCCAGATGCTGTTAATAAGGAAAAACAGACGCGTAAGCGGGCTGTTCTTCATTAGCCTCCTAGAAACATTTCTGACATCCGCCTGGTGGCGAACCTTCGGGTCTGACAAATATAAGGCTAAGAGCCCTTCAATAATCAAACGATGAAAACGAGAAGCAGGAAGCTGCTTCACATCCTCACGCGCTCGGTTCACAATCGTACCGAGACGCTCAACAAGCAGACTGTCATTATCATAATAATTGCAAAAATTAAGGTCTCCGCCTACTTGATCCTCTTCTTGATCGATTAAATAATCGAGCAGGATATGAAGTCCGCAAACATGCGGAAAATAAATATTTTTGATCGCTGCAGCGTCCTGGGTGGATAAGCATGGCTCGCTTGCGGCTAAAAACAACATAAACATGCCCAGCGTCGAACCTGATGCCGCAGCAAATTCATTCCATTTCAGGTTTGGATAGTTCCCTCGATGCTGCTCCCACCATGCAAACAAATGCTCCTCGCGCAATTCCTTGCGTATATGCTTGTACACCTGCAAATCGCCATATAAAGTGACTAGCTCGATCACATGCTGTTGAACACTCCCATAGGAAGGCAATTGCGCGACATGGATCTGACAAGTTCGCACCAGATGATGCAAATAACCCCCATCATCTTTTTCATCGCGAAATGCATAATAATCCTGAAGCTGAGCTTCGGGATTGACGGCATCGAGCATCGATTGATGCAATAATCGAAAATCATTCGGATCAAGAGAGGTGCTGCGATCACATAGATTATCCAAATAGTCGCTAATGGTCTGCAGCGCAACAATTAACGGTATGAGCACATGTCTGTGCTCTAAGTTCGCCGCTGCATATACTCCGCCGCCTTGGCAATGAAACTTCTTGCTATCCATACTGCTAAGAGCTTGTGTTCGCAGCTCAGCATCTGGTATTCGCAGTGCAAATACGCGATGTTGCTCGAGCTCTCGCGCCACTTCGGGAAGTACATATTTATATACGCGATGCATGAGCTTTAGTGGGCTCTGGGGCACTCGATGGCCTGTCAAAGTCGTCAATCTCATGATGCACCTCTCCTCAAAATCGTTCATGAATGCCAGCGCGGCTCTAATTGCTGCTCTAGGCGATACCAAATATGAAGGTCGTTTATCCTACTTGCATAATCGGCAATTTCATAGTTTAGTATACAGGATTGCTCAAAGCTATCTTCTTCAAACAGCTTTGCCTGCTTTTCATTGATGAACGCTTCAAACTCTTTCACGCGATCGGGGATCGTCCCACGAATGAGTTCCCACTGCTCTACGATCGCAAGCTGTACAGCTGCTTCATACTGCTCCCATTCCATTTCCAGCACGGGAATACGGATCCGAAGCCGTTCATTCCAGTCAAAACGATAAGCACCCATTGTAAACCTCCGCCTCTAAATGTATCATCTCAGCTCATAATAATCCAGCTTCAAATCTCATTGGTTCGATAACTAATCCATGTTATACTGAGAACCATATTGTTTTTGTAAAGAGATGGAGTGAGCTTTAAAAGATGGACACATCTGAGATTGCGCCAGCAGAGCGCTCTTCGACTGCACGCAAGGAAACACTTTCACTACGAATTTACAGCTTCTCTTCTTATTCTACCGCTGCGATGGTTGTTTCCTTTATCCCGTTATACTTTTTGGATAGAGGTTTCTCTGAGCAGCAAATTGGAATTATTTACTCAACAGGACCGTTCATATCAATCTTTGCGAATATCCTTCTTGGGATAGCCAGCGACAAATTCAGAACGATAAAAAAACTGCTAATGATCCTGTTATTTGGACAGCTTGTCATGATTTCATTGCTTTTCCCTATTGAAAACTTTGCTCTTGTTTGCCTTGTTATGATGGGCTTTTATTTTTTTCAGACACCTATTAATCCATTGAGTGACAGTCTGCTGCTATTATCAAGTCAATACACCGGAACGCCATACGCTTTAATACGCATATTCGGCTCGCTCGGCTTTGCAGTAACGGCTTATACGTTCGGACTTATTCTAAAAGAAATTGGCTCACAGTGGACGCTTCCGCTAGCGCTTTGTACCATAGCCATCACCCTCGCCTTAACGACGAGAATTAGAGACTATCAAGGAAGCGCTCGGAAAATCGATTTTTCTGGATTCTTTAAGCTTATTCGCCAGCGTGATGTCCTATTGTTCTTTTTGATTATTTTGACCATTTCGATCCCGCACCGTATGTATGAGGGATTTCTTGCCGTCACCATGCGCCAAATGGGAGCAAGCGATTCTTTGGTCGGACTCGCATGGCTCGTGTCCGCGATGAGCGAGATTCCGATTTTGTTTCTACTCGGCAAATACGGCCATAAATTTAAGGAGCTGCCGCTGCTTATGATCGCATCTATCATGTATGCTGTCAGACTGTGGCTGCTAAGCGATATTCAAGATCCACGCTGGGTAATTGCTACCCAAGCCATGCACAGCGTTTCGTTCGGCATTTATTTTTCAACTGCGCTGCGTTATTTGTCCCACCTTATTCCCGACGAGTTCCGCGCATCCGGCCAAGCCGTTTATGCCGTGGTCTGGACTGGACTTGCCGGTGTGATCAGCGGCATGTTCGGAGGTTATATTTATGAGCATTTCGGACGCGAGACCTTCTTCCGCATGGGAGCTGCCTTAGCACTGGTTGCAGCGGCTGCCTTCCTTACAAGATATTTTTTCAGTCGTACGAACCGATAACGAGCTCTAGTTCTACCAAGCAATATGACTTCCGTGTCACAAATGAAATCATTTCTTATAGTTAAACAAAGGCTGCTCCAGAAGGCGTATCACCTACGCTTGGAGCAGCCCTTTTTTATTGCTTAAGCAGATACTATTCTACAATTTCAAAATTGGAGTATACATCCTGCACATCGTCGTTGTCTTCAAAAGCATCCATCATCTTAAGCAGCTTCTCCGCATTTTCGCCGTCGACTTTAACAATCGTTTGCGGAAGCCAGCGCACGCCAGCATTTACGAAGGAGTAGCCTTCCTTCTCAAGCGCATTTTTCACCTGCTCGAACTCATGCGGATGTGTCAAAATCTCAAAGCTGTCGTCATTGACGATAACGTCCTCAGCTCCGGCTTCAAGCGAAACCATCATCATCGTATCCTCATCTGTCTCATGGGCTTCACGATCGACAACAAGCAATCCTTTATGGTCGAACATATAACCTACACAGCCGCTCTCACCCATATTGCCGCCACGTTTATTAAACGCAGAACGAACGTCCGCTGCCGTACGATTCCGATTATCCGTCAAGCATTTAACCATAATAGCTACGCCGCCTGGGCCATAACCCTCATACATAATATCATCGTATTCGACGCCATCGCCTGCACCAGCTGCTTTCTTGATCGCACGCTCGATATTATCGTTTGGCATTTGCTCCGCTCTTGCGTTGGCAATCGCTGTTTTCAAACCAAAGTTCGCGTCTGGGTTTGGTCCACCTCTGCGGGCTTGTACATAAATTTCACGTCCAAGCTTGACGAACTTGTTATTTTTAGCCTGATCGGCCTTTCCTTTACGGTCTTTGAACAATTTAAATTTCATTATGCTCGCTCCCCTGACAAAGTTTCCAAGCAACAGTTTATCATTGCAGACAGGTCTTGGTCAATGAAAGCAAGCGCAAACGGCGGTTATTTCACGTTATCTATTGATCTGATTATGGCTTAGAAATTCGTATTGCAAAGATGGTTTAATAGCCCAGCTTCAAAATATATAAAAAATGCTTTGATTATTTATAAAAGGCTGACATTAGAATTTAAAAATACTATTAATGGTAATATGTTCATATTAAAAAAGGGCTCCCTGCTTCCAGGGAGCCCTCTCCATTCGCACATTTTCCTATAGTTTAATGACGTTGGCCGCTTGAGCACCGCGGTTACCTTCAGTAATGTCGAATTCAACCGCTTGCCCTTCATCTAAAGATTTGAAGCCATCGCTTTGAATCGCTGAGAAATGCACGAATACGTCTTCTCCGCCCTCTGTTTGGATAAAGCCGTAGCCTTTCTCTGCATTAAACCATTTAACTGTTCCTTTCAATTGAACAACCTCCTAAATATGACCGCCGTTTTATTTGAACGTGCGAGTAAAATTATTATAGCTATCCCATTTCAAAAAAGCAATTAAAGTAAAATTTTCAAATATTGACTAGATCCAGGGATAAACGGAAGGTTGGAGTTTCCAAGCTCTGTGCGCCCTCCGTTAGCAGCTATCATCGCAATCAGGTTATCTAGTTCCGAATAAGGTTCCCAGTTAAGCGAAATAAGCGGATAAATTCGAATTTGACCGCCTGTCTTACAAATACGCATCAGTTCTAGAACAGCCTGCGAATGAAATTCATGACCAAATTGATTCGCATACAAAAACATAAAATGGCTGCACAAAATGAGTGAAAAGCGATTCTCCTTGAAGGGCAGCTCTGGAAGCTTGCCATCTATATAGATTTGTTTATTCTCGTTTCTTAATACATCGGCTTTAAATCGTTCAATGGATGCTTCGCGTCCAGCTCGATGATTCTCAACCGACCCGTAATAGCTCCAGTCAAAATGCTCCTGAATTTTAGCAATCTTAGCTGTTGATGTTTCGATTTCCTCAGCTGCCTCAGAGATCCATTGCTCAATTCCTGCCCCATAGCGCGGATCAACAGCAGTTGCTGAAAAACCTCTCTCGTTTACTTCTGCAGTAAATGACGAACCCCCGGCTGCAACATCAAGAATATCCCCTTTAGCAAGATCCTCCTGCTGTAAATCAAACATCCTTAAATACTCTTCGTAGCTTCTGCAAGTCATAGCGACTCCCATTTGCTCATAGCCCTGTTTACTCATTCTTGCACTCTCCTCTGCTCGTCTCATCTCAACTTTTCTCGTTACAGCTATAGCTTCTTCTTGCAGCGTCGTATTGATTACCGCCGCCATAATGGCTATGATGATAAGAATACCATAATTAACTACTATAAGGGTGGAATTTACGCATGTTTAAGAAACACGAAATTTACAAGACCGACAAATACAATATGTTGACGGTTGAAGTTCAAGGCAAAACACTTATTGTTCGGGAAATTTCTGATCAATGGGGCGAGGACACACATACTTTTATTAGTCGCCCTGAGATGCTTCACTGGGCACAGAATCGGTTTCGCGCAGCCGACTTTGTTGGACGCGAAGATGAACTAGCATCCATTATGAGTGCGCTAAAGGAAGTATAAGCCGTCTATTTCTAACCAATCAGCAGGATATTTCACACATCGCGGCGAACATATCGTTACGCATTTGTGCATAGGTAAAATTAGAATGCTGCCTTTTGAGGCCAGCTTACAATCAGGAGGACTTACCTTCAAATGGATGCTACCGCTTCAGTTATTTTCATTATTGCAGCCTTCGCGCTAGGAGCCATCGTTATTTTGAAACGAGATACCTTGCCTCCTGGCATACGCAGAGGTCTTGCACTTGTATCCATTGGATTTATTGCATTTGCGTTTTTTCTGATCGTATATGCTTTTTTCACAATGGGTACAGCTTAGCCGGCAGGCAGCTGAATATTCGTTATCCCGTACGGACATAGTAGAAACAAACTGTGTCCTGAGGTGATAACTGGATGAAATGGCTTCCCCTGCTGCTTGTTTTAAGCCTCGTGCCAGGTGCTTCCGCTACAAATGAGTCCGCGGCACATGCAGAGCATGCTTTACCAACCTTATCCATACCAAGGAGGAATTCGATGAATCACGTACCTAAACGTTCAGAATCGGCACCTGAGACCCGCTGGAAGCTAGAGGATATTTTTGCAAGCCAAGCGGCATGGGACAAGGAATATGCAGAAGCAAAAGGATTAATCAAAA from Paenibacillus sp. FSL K6-3182 carries:
- a CDS encoding DEAD/DEAH box helicase; translation: MKTFAEFGLEPKVLQAITELGFEESTPIQDKAIPIAMAGQDLIGQAQTGTGKTAAFGIPLINKIPTSEERIVALIMTPTRELAIQVADEIGKLTRYKGLRSLPIYGGQEIGRQIRALKKKPQIIIGTPGRLLDHINRKTIRLEDVQTVILDEADEMLDMGFMEDIQSILKQVPDERHTMLFSATMPANIQKLAQQFLKNPEHVSVIPKQITAPLIEQSYIEVHERQKFEALSRLLDMESPELAIIFGRTKRRVDELSEALQKRGYTADGLHGDLSQNQRDSVMRKFRDGSIDVLVATDVAARGLDVSGVTHVINFDLPQDPESYVHRIGRTGRAGKEGTAWSFVTPRETDHLHFIEKVTRQKMNRKPLPSIAEAIEGKQRVTAERLLEVVQNEEFSEYKAISIQLLEQYDSVHLLSAAIKLLTGEKKNVEIELTPEDPLRAKKRKPDIRSNGRPFNRSGSSSSYGGNRSSSTGGSGGGGYRGRDDRRSSGSSTGGSSRGGYESRGGSSSGGGYAGKRSSEGRPENRRPKSSSDGYVNN
- a CDS encoding YitT family protein, whose protein sequence is MMTIGAFLIALGFNFFLIPHQLLSGGISGISMMVGYITGGNIALLYFILNVPVLLWGWFIVGHRFIIWSVYTVVASTVFLQIIPVMKIADDLMLGAVFGGIIVGFGSGLTLRYGGSSGGFDIIASIATRKHDWPIGMIIFLLNGVVIAVLILFTKDWNLALYSLVAIFSAGKVVDLIHVRHIKLTAFIITTKTEELLAKLLLHPRGITIIKTRGAYSSGDRDMLMTVRTKYEIAELCKTITTIDPRAFINIVETVGVIGDFYKPKD
- a CDS encoding putative glycoside hydrolase; the protein is MDNIISTLLLLYSLLTGSGEHNTAVKQLAIAYLNSAAGQTIIDPDAAANGGELSGKNHDGLIIKDPQPETPPIKGIYVTAHSAGGARMESLLKLLDDTDLNSMVIDIKDDNGYITYPTTTPELLEVGASKKYIRDINELMLTLKKHNIYPIARIVVFKDTVLARKQPELSFLQQDGTIWKNNRGESFVNPYRKEVWDYNIAVAKEAAKLGFKEIQFDYVRFPEGFDNKSDTLTFSKADQSRVDTVAGFVKYAREQLQPLGVRVSVDIFGYAASVPTAEGIGQDFVKISNDVHVISPMVYPSHYSTGWFKQKDPDKSPYETIKGAMLDTHKKLDPGTEVKPIIRPWIQDFTASWLGAGHFVKYGKTEVEAQIRALKETGIKEFLLWNAGNKYTPNVDYN
- the pfkA gene encoding 6-phosphofructokinase — protein: MSAVKSIAVLTSGGDSQGMNAAVRAVVRSALYHGLDVYGVQRGYQGLINDDLRQMDLRSVGDIIQRGGTILQTARCKEFMTPEGQQRGAEVLRARGIDGLVVIGGDGSYHGANKLSKLGIKTMGLPGTIDNDIPFTDITIGFDTAVSIVVDAINKIRDTMSSHERSSVVEVMGRHCGDIALHAGLASGAETILVPEVPFELTEVAERMKTNFAKGKRHSIIVVAEGAGKGEEVARQITANSGIEPRVTVLGHIQRGGTPTAIDRILASRLGDFAVRQLMAGDSGKGCGVVKGELVTTDIDLVVNTKKPFDTDMYELALRLSQ
- a CDS encoding tetraprenyl-beta-curcumene synthase family protein, whose protein sequence is MRLTTLTGHRVPQSPLKLMHRVYKYVLPEVARELEQHRVFALRIPDAELRTQALSSMDSKKFHCQGGGVYAAANLEHRHVLIPLIVALQTISDYLDNLCDRSTSLDPNDFRLLHQSMLDAVNPEAQLQDYYAFRDEKDDGGYLHHLVRTCQIHVAQLPSYGSVQQHVIELVTLYGDLQVYKHIRKELREEHLFAWWEQHRGNYPNLKWNEFAAASGSTLGMFMLFLAASEPCLSTQDAAAIKNIYFPHVCGLHILLDYLIDQEEDQVGGDLNFCNYYDNDSLLVERLGTIVNRAREDVKQLPASRFHRLIIEGLLALYLSDPKVRHQADVRNVSRRLMKNSPLTRLFFLINSIWIRKQQA
- a CDS encoding MFS transporter, whose protein sequence is MDTSEIAPAERSSTARKETLSLRIYSFSSYSTAAMVVSFIPLYFLDRGFSEQQIGIIYSTGPFISIFANILLGIASDKFRTIKKLLMILLFGQLVMISLLFPIENFALVCLVMMGFYFFQTPINPLSDSLLLLSSQYTGTPYALIRIFGSLGFAVTAYTFGLILKEIGSQWTLPLALCTIAITLALTTRIRDYQGSARKIDFSGFFKLIRQRDVLLFFLIILTISIPHRMYEGFLAVTMRQMGASDSLVGLAWLVSAMSEIPILFLLGKYGHKFKELPLLMIASIMYAVRLWLLSDIQDPRWVIATQAMHSVSFGIYFSTALRYLSHLIPDEFRASGQAVYAVVWTGLAGVISGMFGGYIYEHFGRETFFRMGAALALVAAAAFLTRYFFSRTNR
- a CDS encoding YebC/PmpR family DNA-binding transcriptional regulator; translated protein: MKFKLFKDRKGKADQAKNNKFVKLGREIYVQARRGGPNPDANFGLKTAIANARAEQMPNDNIERAIKKAAGAGDGVEYDDIMYEGYGPGGVAIMVKCLTDNRNRTAADVRSAFNKRGGNMGESGCVGYMFDHKGLLVVDREAHETDEDTMMMVSLEAGAEDVIVNDDSFEILTHPHEFEQVKNALEKEGYSFVNAGVRWLPQTIVKVDGENAEKLLKMMDAFEDNDDVQDVYSNFEIVE
- a CDS encoding cold shock domain-containing protein yields the protein MKGTVKWFNAEKGYGFIQTEGGEDVFVHFSAIQSDGFKSLDEGQAVEFDITEGNRGAQAANVIKL
- a CDS encoding methylase encodes the protein MAAVINTTLQEEAIAVTRKVEMRRAEESARMSKQGYEQMGVAMTCRSYEEYLRMFDLQQEDLAKGDILDVAAGGSSFTAEVNERGFSATAVDPRYGAGIEQWISEAAEEIETSTAKIAKIQEHFDWSYYGSVENHRAGREASIERFKADVLRNENKQIYIDGKLPELPFKENRFSLILCSHFMFLYANQFGHEFHSQAVLELMRICKTGGQIRIYPLISLNWEPYSELDNLIAMIAANGGRTELGNSNLPFIPGSSQYLKILL